The following proteins are co-located in the Pseudomonas fluorescens genome:
- a CDS encoding MDR family MFS transporter, whose amino-acid sequence MTNLNQPAQPVPAVRSVLVALMMAIFLGALDQTIVAVSMPAISAQFHDVNLLAWVISGYMVAMTVAVPIYGKLGDLYGRRPMMLIGMGVFTLASLFCGMAQSMEQLVLARILQGVGAGGMISVSQAIIGDIIPPRERGRYQGYFSSMYAVASVAGPVLGGYMTEYLSWRWVFLINLPLGAGAWYVAHRTLVGLPVPQRKPVIDYLGTVLMIIGLTALLLGITEIGQGHHWRDQQVLGLLVCALVALSVFVWHERRAREPLLPMHLFANRSAVLCWCTIFFTSFQAISLTVLMPLRYQTVTGSGADSAALHLLPLAMGLPMGAYFAGRMTSVTGRYKPMILTGALLSPLAILGMAYSAPQAVGLTAVFMLLCGIAAGMQFPTSLVGTQNSVEQRDIGVATSTTNLFRSLGGAVGVACMSALLLALLQDSSFANMASGAWVAEGSSGNVLLDGLNAAPGPAQDALRGELAVTFRHLLMVSAAVSLLGLAAALAMPNRLLRGREDNAR is encoded by the coding sequence GTGACCAATCTCAATCAGCCTGCTCAACCCGTGCCCGCCGTGCGCAGCGTGCTTGTCGCCTTGATGATGGCGATCTTTCTCGGCGCCCTCGACCAGACCATTGTGGCCGTGTCCATGCCGGCCATCTCCGCGCAGTTTCATGACGTCAACCTGCTGGCCTGGGTGATCTCCGGTTACATGGTGGCGATGACGGTGGCAGTGCCGATCTACGGCAAACTGGGGGATTTGTACGGGCGTCGCCCGATGATGCTGATCGGCATGGGCGTGTTCACCCTGGCGTCATTGTTCTGCGGCATGGCGCAGAGCATGGAGCAACTGGTGCTGGCGCGAATTCTCCAGGGGGTTGGCGCCGGCGGCATGATTTCGGTCAGCCAGGCGATCATCGGCGACATCATTCCACCCCGTGAGCGCGGCCGTTATCAAGGCTACTTCAGCAGCATGTACGCGGTGGCCAGTGTGGCCGGGCCGGTGCTGGGCGGGTATATGACCGAGTACCTGTCGTGGCGCTGGGTGTTTTTGATCAACCTGCCGCTGGGGGCGGGTGCCTGGTACGTGGCCCATCGCACCCTGGTGGGGCTGCCGGTGCCGCAGCGTAAGCCGGTTATTGATTACCTTGGCACCGTGCTGATGATCATTGGCCTGACGGCTTTGTTGCTGGGCATCACTGAAATCGGCCAGGGCCATCATTGGCGTGACCAGCAAGTGCTGGGCCTGCTGGTGTGCGCACTGGTGGCGCTCAGCGTGTTTGTCTGGCACGAACGCCGTGCGCGCGAGCCGTTGTTGCCGATGCACTTGTTCGCCAACCGCAGCGCGGTGCTGTGCTGGTGCACGATTTTCTTCACCAGCTTCCAGGCGATTTCCCTGACAGTGTTGATGCCTTTGCGTTATCAGACGGTGACCGGCTCCGGTGCCGACAGTGCCGCGTTGCACCTGTTGCCGTTGGCCATGGGGTTGCCGATGGGCGCTTATTTCGCCGGGCGGATGACCTCGGTGACCGGGCGCTATAAACCGATGATCCTCACCGGGGCGCTGTTGAGTCCTTTAGCGATTCTCGGCATGGCCTACAGTGCGCCGCAGGCCGTTGGGCTGACGGCGGTGTTTATGCTGTTGTGCGGGATTGCTGCCGGTATGCAGTTTCCGACGTCGTTGGTCGGGACGCAAAATTCGGTGGAGCAGCGCGATATCGGCGTCGCCACCAGTACCACCAACCTGTTCCGCTCGTTGGGCGGGGCAGTGGGCGTGGCCTGCATGTCGGCGCTGTTGCTGGCGTTGTTGCAGGATTCGAGTTTTGCGAATATGGCCAGCGGTGCGTGGGTGGCCGAAGGCAGTTCCGGCAATGTGCTGCTCGACGGCCTGAACGCCGCCCCAGGCCCAGCGCAAGATGCGCTGCGCGGCGAATTGGCAGTGACGTTCCGGCATTTGTTGATGGTGAGTGCGGCGGTGTCGCTGTTGGGGTTGGCGGCAGCGCTTGCTATGCCGAACCGGCTGCTGCGCGGCCGCGAAGACAACGCCAGGTAA